A single region of the Hylaeus volcanicus isolate JK05 chromosome 5, UHH_iyHylVolc1.0_haploid, whole genome shotgun sequence genome encodes:
- the LOC128876796 gene encoding proliferation-associated protein 2G4 yields MADKEETGKTIAEDLVVTKYKMAGEIVNRVLRQVLDKCVIGSSVREICELGDKLLLEETSKVFKKEKELKKGIAFPTCISVNNCICHFSPIASEPDLILKDEDMVKVDLGAHIDGFIAVVAHTIVIGSSSTKKVTGRKADVVLAAHYASQAALRLLKPGTETYTITGTVEKICEAYKCKPIEGMLSHQLKQFKIDGEKTIIQNPNDAQKKDHEKYTLETHEVYAMDVLVSTGEGVGREQDTRVTIFKKTEETYQLKLKASRMFYSEVTHKHGLMPFNLRTFEDEKKAKMAVMECVNHRLIEPFQVLYEKPNEFAAQFKFTVLLMPNGPHKITGLPFDLDTYQSDCVVEDPELKTLLYTSANPKSAKKKKKKAEKAVGEVAMEVDAKA; encoded by the exons ATGGCGGACAAAGAGGAGACTGGGAAGACCATCGCCGAAGACTTGGTTGTTACCAAGTATAAAATGGCCGGCGAGATCGTAAATC GAGTACTGAGACAAGTCTTAGATAAATGTGTTATTGGATCGTCGGTCAGAGAAATCTGTGAACTCGGGGATAAATTGTTACTCGAAGAGACCAgcaaagtttttaaaaaagagaaagagttAAAGAAGGGAATTGCTTTTCCCACATGCATATCGGTGAACAATTGCATTTGTCATTTCTCACCAATTGCAAGTGAACCGGATCTTATACTTAAAGATGAAGACATGGTAAAAGT AGATCTTGGAGCACATATTGATGGCTTCATAGCAGTTGTGGCACATACTATTGTTATAGGTTCTTCTTCTACGAAGAAAGTTACTGGTAGAAAGGCAGATGTAGTGTTAGCTGCACATTATGCATCTCAAGCTGCCTTGAGGCTTCTTAAACCAGGTACAGAG ACTTACACAATAACAGGAACAGTGGAAAAAATCTGTGAGGCATATAAATGTAAACCAATTGAGGGAATGTTAAGCCATcagttgaaacaatttaaaatagatgGAGAAAAAACTATAATTCAAAATCCAAATGATGCACAGAAAAAAGACCATGAAAAATATACCCTTGAAACTCATGAG GTATATGCTATGGACGTACTGGTTAGCACTGGTGAAGGTGTAGGCAGAGAACAAGATACTCGAGTTactatatttaagaaaacagaGGAAACGTATCAGCTGAAGTTAAAAGCATCGCGTATGTTTTACTCTGAAGTTACTCATAAACATGGTCTAATGCCATTTAACTTACGCACTTTCGAAGACGAGAAGAAAGCAAAAATGGCAGTCATGGAATGCGTGAATCACAGGTTGATCGAACCATTCCAA GTATTGTACGAAAAGCCAAATGAATTCGCTGCACAATTCAAATTTACAGTCCTGTTAATGCCCAATGGGCCACATAAAATTACGGGTCTTCCCTTTGACCTTGATACGTACCAGTCCGATTGTGTCGTCGAAGATCCTGAACTGAAG ACGCTTTTGTATACCTCGGCAAACCCGAAGTCtgcaaagaagaagaaaaagaaggccGAGAAGGCAGTAGGCGAAGTGGCAATGGAAGTTGACGCCAAGGCCTAA